The following proteins come from a genomic window of Nicotiana tomentosiformis chromosome 12, ASM39032v3, whole genome shotgun sequence:
- the LOC138903004 gene encoding uncharacterized protein, with translation MSTIQNTPFTVVDKAPLQLQMWWHDLGEDGQKWVTKHLGALTDIMKIKPRDDLIEALVTFWDPVHNVFRFSDFELTPTLEEIAGYSGFGRDLRNQELIFPRALSVHRFFDLLNISKQIRKTNVVEGCCSFYFLYSRFGQPNGFEMHEKGLNNKQNKDTWQIHRRFAFIMAFMGIMVFPNEKRTIDTRIARVVQVLTTKEHHTLAPIILSDIYRALTLCKSGAKFFEGCNILLQMWLIEHLRHHPKFMSYGPNKDNFIESYEERVKDYNSPEGVEAWISYLRSLNASQIEWTLGWLPLREVIHMSALKSYLLLLGLRSVQPYMPHRVLRQLGRYQVVPKDEDLSVQVIELHPEAPLPEALIQQIWNGCRYLKYDTQVPDPARGEVDPGYAIWFGKRSHVDDVPEPKRPTKRPHVQAFDDKIQERLAWGEREKGYKTTIHALEERLRNLSFEKGLQEQEAEGDKKSLIRKNEALRAQLQQMK, from the coding sequence ATGAGCACTATCCAGAACACACCATTCACAGTTGTAGACAAGGCTCCACTTCAGCTTCAGATGTGGTGGCATGATTTAGGAGAAGATGGTCAAAAATGGGTCACCAAGCACTTGGGAGCCCTTACAgatattatgaaaattaaaccACGGGACGATTTGATAGAGGCACTAGTGACTTTTTGGGACCCCGTTCACAATGTCTTTCGCTTCTCCGATTTTGAGCTAACTCCCACTTTAGAAGAGATAGCTGGATATTCCGGGTTTGGCAGGGATTTGAGAAACCAGGAGCTCATATTCCCAAGGGCTCTTTCTGTACACcgattcttcgatcttctgaacATCAGTAAGCAAATTAGAAAGACCAACGTAGTCGAAGGGTGTTGTTCTTTCTACTTCCTGTACTCTAGGTTCGGGCAACCAAATGGGTTTGAAATGCATGAAAAGGGCCTTAACAACAAGCAGAACAAAGACACATGGCAGATTCATCGTCGCTTCGCCTTCATAATGGCGTTTATGGGAATCATGGTCTTCCCAAACGAGAAGCGGACAATTGATACCCGCATAGCCAGGGTTGTACAGGTCCTCACTACCAAAGAACATCACACTCTTGCCCCGATCATTTTATCAGACATTTATCGGGCGTTGACTTTGTGCAAGTCCggggcaaaattcttcgaagggtgcaatattttgttacaaatgtggttgattgagcatctccgacatcaccccaagttcatgagctatggtccgaacaaggacaatttcattgagagttacgaagaaagagtaaaagattacaactctccagaaggggtggaagcctggatatcctacctaagatctttaaatgcaagtcaaattgagtggactttgggatggctcccgctaagagaggtgatacacatgtcgGCCCTAAAAAGTTATTTGCTGTTGTTGGGTTTGAGAAGTGTCCAGCCGTATATGCCACACAGAGTTCTAAGACAGCTAGGAAGGTACCAAGTAGTACCtaaggatgaagatttgagtgtgcaagttattgagctacaccccgaagccccactccccgaagctttaatccagcaaatttggaatggttgtcgcTACTTGAAATATGATACTCAGGTGCCAGATCCTGCGAGAGGTGAGGTAGATCCGGGTTATGCTATATGGTTTGGGAAGAGGTCTCACGTGGATGATGTGCCAGAGCCCAAAAGGCCCACAAAAAGGCCGCATGTTCAAGCCTTTGATGATAAAATCCAAGAACGGTTGGCTTGGGGTGAACGTGAAAAGGGATACAAAACAACTATTCATGCCTTAGAAGAAAGGCTGAGAAACCTCAGTTTTGAGAAAGGCTTGCAAGAACAAGAAGCCGAAGGGGATAAGAAGAGTCTGATCCgcaaaaatgaagcccttcgtgctcaacttcaacagatgaagtaa